A DNA window from Chlamydia buteonis contains the following coding sequences:
- a CDS encoding LOG family protein has product MCISPNVGFSQNWEALDIHDCEQIISATQFHQAHCPWIVVAGGLCPTDENYKKAQNIGYLLVKNGYAVVTGAGPGIMEAANAGAVLAEGSSLGFILKGEELNDHIPKENYLQVSHISHRLEGMVGKASGCVVFPGGLGTVSECFFALDNFRYLEVPHPVVLVGMQFWGPLVEWMKNLHYTHTCPGHLYLVDSSEEAVDIIVSHHKSQLYSFSSN; this is encoded by the coding sequence ATGTGTATTTCCCCCAACGTTGGTTTTTCTCAAAATTGGGAGGCTCTGGATATCCACGATTGTGAGCAGATCATTTCCGCTACACAATTTCATCAAGCTCATTGTCCCTGGATCGTTGTGGCTGGCGGACTCTGTCCTACAGATGAAAATTATAAAAAAGCTCAGAATATAGGATATCTATTAGTTAAGAATGGTTACGCTGTGGTTACTGGAGCAGGTCCGGGGATTATGGAAGCTGCTAATGCTGGTGCTGTACTAGCTGAGGGGTCATCTTTAGGATTTATCTTAAAGGGCGAGGAATTGAATGATCATATACCCAAAGAAAATTATTTACAGGTTTCCCATATCTCTCATCGTTTAGAAGGAATGGTTGGCAAAGCTTCTGGATGTGTAGTGTTTCCCGGAGGACTAGGTACCGTAAGTGAATGTTTTTTTGCCCTAGACAACTTCAGATACCTAGAGGTTCCTCATCCTGTTGTTCTTGTAGGCATGCAGTTTTGGGGGCCTTTAGTAGAGTGGATGAAAAACTTACATTATACGCATACATGTCCGGGACATTTATACCTGGTAGATTCATCAGAGGAAGCTGTGGATATCATTGTTTCTCATCACAAGAGCCAATTGTATAGCTTCTCTTCTAACTAA
- a CDS encoding UbiA-like polyprenyltransferase, translated as MFSFQIKYFKQLLNIKYAVFSALFLSATTVFALTFPEIALGFSEKGFSTVLLGGCAFLCARTVGILVNQIIDRDIDKKNPRTTYRVLPAKKLSINFVLLITVLASLFFLVPCIFLSKECSWLALLAILLMIIYAYAKRVTYLCHWILGLIYYLAILMNFYALSSRPLSLKMFIITSLWGITAAMIIAANDIIYAIQDLEFDRKEKLHSIPACFGKAQAIRVASVCLLLSLLSYVAMAVLASFNKLGLVLSLLPVLVIGKTIKNYYSLDKNHVNLERCFFKGNIYLALSFFIVMVSLLIS; from the coding sequence ATGTTTTCTTTTCAGATAAAATATTTCAAACAATTATTAAATATAAAATACGCTGTATTTTCTGCCTTATTTCTTTCTGCGACTACGGTATTCGCTCTAACATTCCCTGAGATAGCGTTAGGATTCAGTGAGAAAGGATTTTCAACTGTACTCCTAGGTGGATGTGCTTTTCTATGTGCTAGAACTGTAGGCATACTGGTAAACCAGATAATTGATCGTGATATAGATAAGAAAAATCCTAGAACAACTTATAGAGTGTTACCCGCAAAAAAATTATCGATAAATTTTGTTTTATTAATCACGGTACTTGCCTCCTTATTTTTTCTAGTTCCCTGTATATTTTTAAGTAAAGAATGCTCCTGGCTAGCCTTATTAGCTATTCTACTTATGATTATTTATGCCTATGCAAAACGTGTCACCTACTTGTGTCATTGGATCTTAGGTCTTATTTATTACCTTGCGATTCTTATGAATTTCTATGCTTTATCTTCAAGACCTCTCTCTTTAAAAATGTTTATCATAACCTCCCTATGGGGAATAACGGCTGCTATGATCATTGCTGCTAATGACATTATCTATGCTATTCAAGATTTAGAGTTTGATAGGAAAGAAAAGCTCCATAGCATTCCTGCATGTTTTGGGAAAGCACAGGCTATTCGTGTTGCTTCAGTATGTTTACTACTAAGTTTGCTATCTTATGTAGCCATGGCCGTGCTTGCATCTTTTAATAAATTAGGGCTTGTATTGTCTCTATTACCTGTATTAGTTATTGGGAAAACCATCAAAAATTATTACTCATTGGACAAGAATCATGTTAATCTCGAGAGATGCTTTTTTAAGGGAAACATCTACCTTGCTTTATCCTTTTTTATCGTCATGGTAAGTTTATTAATTTCATAA
- a CDS encoding flavin prenyltransferase UbiX yields the protein MKRYIVGISGASGIVLAVKLIQELSKMQHDVEVILSAAAMKTLYYELDTSSLLSLIPKESHRYIHQHNIKSIESKLASGSYHVDGTIIVPCSMATVAAISIGLGDNLLRRVADVALKERRKLILVPRESPLHSIHLENLLKLSQNGAIILPPMPMWYFKPQTIEDINNDIVGKILSLLDIESKLEKIWINPA from the coding sequence ATGAAACGTTATATCGTAGGCATTTCAGGAGCTTCAGGAATAGTATTAGCCGTCAAGCTCATACAAGAACTATCTAAAATGCAACATGATGTTGAGGTAATTCTTTCTGCAGCAGCAATGAAAACGCTCTATTATGAATTAGATACCTCTTCTTTGCTGTCTTTAATTCCTAAAGAAAGTCATCGGTATATTCACCAACATAATATCAAGTCTATAGAAAGCAAATTGGCCTCTGGGTCCTATCATGTCGATGGGACTATTATCGTTCCATGTAGTATGGCTACAGTAGCAGCTATTTCAATAGGCTTAGGTGATAACCTTTTAAGAAGAGTTGCTGATGTAGCTTTAAAGGAGCGAAGGAAGTTGATCTTAGTTCCTAGAGAAAGTCCGTTGCATTCCATCCATTTAGAAAACTTATTAAAATTGTCGCAAAATGGAGCAATAATCTTGCCACCGATGCCTATGTGGTACTTCAAACCACAAACTATTGAAGATATTAATAACGATATCGTCGGAAAAATTCTCTCTTTACTAGATATAGAGAGCAAGTTAGAAAAGATTTGGATCAACCCAGCCTAA
- a CDS encoding YitT family protein, with product MPHGTRLTKFSFPLYFSKTLSWFILGGFLAACGVQMVLVPNELIDGGIVGLSLIASHFFGHKYLPFCLILFNLPFVILAFKQIGKYFVIQMMTAVIIFSCALWLIDSLPLWFGFSPIVFKGSEMETVVFGGAIIGVGCGLIIRHGGSTDGTEIMGIIINKKRGYTVGQVILFANFFIFALAGIVYQNWHTAFVSFLTYGIATKVMDMVILGLEDTKSVTIITSSPRKLGQILMENLGVGLTYIQAEGGYSGEPRNILYIVVERLQLSQLKEIVHREDPYAFIAIENLHEVINGKRTN from the coding sequence ATGCCCCACGGAACTCGTTTAACGAAGTTTAGCTTTCCTCTGTACTTTTCCAAGACCCTAAGCTGGTTTATTCTTGGAGGGTTTTTAGCTGCCTGTGGAGTTCAAATGGTTTTAGTTCCAAATGAACTTATTGATGGTGGTATCGTAGGTTTATCCCTTATTGCCTCGCATTTTTTTGGTCATAAATATTTGCCGTTTTGCTTAATACTATTCAATCTACCTTTTGTCATTTTAGCCTTTAAACAGATTGGTAAGTATTTTGTAATTCAAATGATGACTGCTGTGATCATTTTTTCATGTGCCCTATGGCTGATTGATTCCTTACCTTTATGGTTTGGATTTAGCCCTATCGTTTTTAAAGGGTCTGAGATGGAAACAGTAGTTTTTGGTGGAGCTATTATAGGGGTAGGTTGCGGTTTGATCATCCGTCATGGAGGATCTACGGATGGTACCGAGATTATGGGTATCATTATAAATAAAAAAAGAGGATATACTGTTGGCCAGGTTATTCTTTTTGCTAACTTTTTTATCTTTGCTTTGGCAGGTATTGTCTATCAGAATTGGCATACGGCATTCGTATCCTTCTTAACTTACGGCATTGCAACGAAAGTTATGGATATGGTAATTCTGGGTCTTGAAGATACAAAATCTGTTACCATTATCACCTCGTCTCCAAGAAAACTGGGTCAAATCCTTATGGAAAACTTGGGAGTTGGTCTTACCTATATTCAAGCCGAGGGTGGCTATTCTGGAGAGCCTAGAAACATTCTTTATATTGTTGTAGAGCGTTTACAGCTTTCACAACTTAAAGAAATCGTTCACAGAGAAGACCCTTATGCTTTTATTGCTATTGAAAATCTTCATGAAGTAATAAATGGTAAACGTACCAATTAG